Proteins encoded in a region of the Brevefilum fermentans genome:
- a CDS encoding ABC transporter substrate-binding protein produces the protein MKKFRWQLLTILITGLIVGILLILQQIEDDVEVVSTPSPISGGIYTEAQVGSFMRLNPFLSIYNPPDQDVSRLLFNGLIRFDSRGIPQADLAESWGVSFDGTVYNFSLRDDVFWHDGEIFDSSDVLFSIDFLKSNHPLIPEDLHNFWSQVEVVALSETQMQFLLPEPFAPFLDYLTFGIIPEHLLGGLSLEEMIDHPFNLAPVGTGPFRFQRLLVDNEQIIGVVLEAFDAYYLGRPYLDEFIFRYYPDSQKALDAFRSGEVEGIAWVHDSILSEVLKEPELSIFTVRAPLLSIVYLNLNNPEVSFLQEPEFRQALMAAINQSRIVNEVFRGQAVMANGPIMPGTWAYYDSLESVRYDPFEARRLLEATGAVQDEETGFYVTDSGQEIAITLQHPSTEKHTRIAKMIKSDWESLGLQVELNAKPYESVLADLEARDYQVALVEINLMRSPDPDPYPFWGQAQTLSGQNYADWDNRSASEFLEQARMTVDMGERERLYRNFQVMFNREMPSLPLFYSTYTYAISSDINGIVLGPIFEPGDRFQNVQEWFILTGRDLNTAATKEAPVVIEE, from the coding sequence ATGAAAAAATTCCGTTGGCAATTATTAACCATTCTGATTACCGGGTTGATTGTTGGCATTTTGTTGATTCTTCAACAAATTGAGGATGATGTTGAAGTTGTCTCCACGCCTTCACCGATTTCAGGCGGGATTTATACTGAAGCGCAGGTCGGAAGTTTCATGCGTTTGAATCCTTTCCTCAGCATTTACAATCCTCCCGATCAAGATGTGAGCCGGCTGCTGTTTAATGGCCTGATTCGCTTCGATTCGCGCGGTATCCCCCAGGCGGATCTGGCTGAATCTTGGGGCGTTTCATTTGATGGCACTGTTTATAATTTTTCTTTGCGAGATGATGTTTTCTGGCATGATGGTGAAATCTTCGATAGCAGTGACGTGCTTTTTTCCATTGATTTCTTAAAATCAAATCACCCTTTAATCCCCGAGGACTTGCATAACTTCTGGTCGCAAGTTGAGGTCGTGGCCTTGTCGGAAACTCAGATGCAGTTTCTCCTTCCTGAACCTTTTGCACCTTTTCTGGATTATTTAACCTTTGGCATCATCCCCGAACACTTGCTTGGCGGACTGAGCCTGGAAGAAATGATCGATCACCCTTTCAACCTCGCGCCGGTAGGCACCGGTCCATTTCGGTTTCAACGTTTGCTGGTTGACAACGAACAAATCATCGGCGTGGTTCTCGAGGCGTTTGATGCATACTACCTGGGTCGTCCATATCTGGATGAGTTTATTTTTCGATATTATCCCGATTCTCAAAAAGCCCTGGACGCTTTTCGAAGCGGAGAAGTTGAGGGAATTGCGTGGGTTCACGATTCAATATTAAGTGAGGTTTTAAAAGAACCCGAACTTTCGATTTTTACGGTGAGAGCGCCATTGCTCTCAATTGTGTATCTCAACCTGAACAATCCTGAGGTTAGCTTTCTGCAAGAGCCCGAATTTCGACAGGCATTAATGGCTGCAATCAACCAGTCACGTATTGTGAATGAGGTTTTCCGGGGTCAGGCTGTTATGGCCAATGGCCCGATTATGCCCGGAACTTGGGCTTATTATGATAGCCTTGAAAGTGTTCGTTATGATCCATTCGAGGCACGGCGCCTGCTTGAGGCAACAGGTGCAGTGCAAGATGAGGAAACTGGGTTTTACGTTACCGATAGTGGCCAAGAGATTGCGATCACCTTGCAGCACCCTTCCACTGAGAAACATACACGAATTGCGAAGATGATCAAATCGGATTGGGAATCCCTGGGGCTTCAGGTTGAACTGAACGCCAAGCCATACGAAAGCGTTCTGGCTGATCTTGAAGCACGGGACTACCAGGTGGCTTTGGTAGAAATCAACCTGATGCGTTCACCCGATCCTGATCCATACCCGTTTTGGGGGCAGGCACAAACGCTCTCCGGTCAAAATTATGCGGATTGGGATAATCGTTCTGCCAGCGAGTTTTTAGAGCAGGCTCGAATGACAGTGGATATGGGTGAAAGAGAGCGACTTTACCGAAATTTCCAGGTGATGTTTAACCGAGAAATGCCGTCCTTACCTTTGTTTTACTCGACCTACACCTACGCGATCAGCTCGGATATTAATGGAATTGTCCTGGGTCCAATTTTTGAGCCAGGCGATCGGTTTCAAAACGTTCAGGAGTGGTTTATCCTCACCGGGCGTGACTTAAACACGGCTGCCACAAAGGAAGCGCCTGTGGTCATTGAAGAATGA
- the secG gene encoding preprotein translocase subunit SecG, whose amino-acid sequence MENYFSIALIITSVALIASIILQSKGVGLGGLTGGGGDAGGVYTKRRGVEKTLFWITIGLSVLFFILTMLTVMFGQ is encoded by the coding sequence TTGGAAAATTATTTTAGCATAGCTTTGATTATAACATCTGTAGCCCTCATTGCGAGTATCATTTTACAGAGCAAAGGCGTTGGTTTGGGTGGATTGACAGGTGGGGGTGGTGATGCTGGCGGTGTTTATACAAAACGGCGTGGTGTGGAAAAAACCTTGTTTTGGATCACAATAGGGCTTAGTGTACTTTTCTTCATCCTTACCATGTTAACGGTCATGTTTGGACAATAA
- a CDS encoding CehA/McbA family metallohydrolase, producing MNETRFSIHIHTHYSDGNASHTELVKIAAKAGLNGIITTDHNIWLDGLDGYYGEGKHKVMLLVGEEIHDRKLEPPGNHLLAINAGKEMAMYADSPQRLIDQIQRSDGLSFLAHPIEDPLEMFNEKEFSWRDWDIHGFTGIELWNQMSEFKSVTTGLFSALKNALFPKRMTQGPLERTLALWDQLITTQMRKIVAIGGVDAHKIQKKLGPFTINLYPYLHHFKSVTTHIINPRPLSGSFPDDRNMVMQSLRQGHCFVAYDLPAPTEGFKFLVNNEDDQFMMGDTVKIQNGLTFQIRLPGRALCRLLKDGKIIKEWADRDINTYITTEPGVYRVEAFIPYKGKMHGWIFSNPIYAWR from the coding sequence ATGAATGAAACCAGGTTCTCAATCCACATCCATACGCATTACTCTGACGGAAACGCATCTCACACAGAGTTGGTAAAAATTGCTGCAAAAGCCGGTCTGAACGGAATTATCACTACCGACCATAATATCTGGCTTGACGGATTAGACGGATACTATGGCGAAGGTAAACACAAGGTCATGCTGCTGGTCGGTGAAGAAATTCACGACCGTAAATTAGAGCCGCCTGGAAACCATTTGCTCGCCATCAATGCAGGCAAAGAAATGGCAATGTATGCTGATTCACCTCAGCGATTAATCGATCAAATTCAACGCAGCGATGGGCTTTCTTTTTTGGCTCATCCTATCGAAGATCCTTTAGAAATGTTTAACGAGAAGGAATTTTCATGGCGGGATTGGGATATCCATGGTTTCACCGGAATTGAGCTGTGGAATCAGATGAGTGAGTTCAAAAGCGTCACCACGGGCCTTTTTTCAGCCTTAAAGAATGCGCTTTTCCCTAAGCGGATGACGCAGGGACCCCTGGAACGGACACTGGCACTTTGGGACCAGTTAATCACCACTCAAATGCGGAAAATTGTTGCTATTGGCGGTGTTGATGCCCACAAAATTCAGAAGAAATTAGGTCCGTTCACCATAAACCTGTATCCATATCTCCATCATTTTAAAAGTGTGACTACGCACATCATCAACCCAAGACCATTGAGCGGTTCCTTTCCTGATGATCGCAATATGGTTATGCAATCACTCCGTCAGGGACATTGTTTTGTTGCTTACGACTTGCCCGCGCCAACCGAAGGATTCAAGTTTTTAGTTAACAACGAAGACGATCAATTTATGATGGGCGATACAGTAAAAATTCAAAATGGGCTAACTTTTCAAATCCGCCTGCCAGGTCGGGCGCTTTGTCGGTTACTCAAAGACGGAAAAATCATCAAGGAATGGGCAGACCGCGATATCAACACCTATATAACCACAGAACCCGGCGTCTATCGAGTAGAAGCTTTCATTCCATATAAAGGCAAAATGCACGGATGGATTTTTAGCAACCCCATTTATGCCTGGCGTTAA
- a CDS encoding RtcB family protein yields MQPITQKSFIKISDFEWEIPVDFCSDMRVPVRVFASQALLQDAFKDQSIEQAVNVSTLPGLVEAVMVMPDMHQGYGFPIGGVAGTDIETGVISPGGIGYDINCGVRLLASRITLEEATPFLSDLASMLNQLCPSGVGVGSQRKLSDADLVEVCIRGANWAKGDPYTEPQDLQRTEDQGCLAGADPGKVSSRAMERGRKQLGTLGSGNHFIEVDLVTEIYDEVAAEAMGLFAGELAVQVHTGSRGFGHQICTDYVRRLQGAVAKYGIKLPDKQLVCAPIASEEGQDYLAAMRCAANYAFLNRQILTNKVRQAFEIVLAGKVDQWHLKQVYDIAHNIGKFEHHLVDGVKKTVCVHRKGATRAFGPGTQGLPAEYQEIGQPVLVPGSMGTSSWVLTGTHTSMERSFGSCCHGAGRVMSRSEAKRNVWGETLLKELEKVGIEIRAGSMSGLAEEAPQAYKDVDQVVQSVVGAGIAKKVAVLTPLIVIKG; encoded by the coding sequence ATGCAACCGATAACACAAAAATCGTTTATCAAAATCAGCGATTTTGAGTGGGAAATCCCTGTTGATTTCTGTTCAGATATGCGCGTTCCAGTACGTGTTTTTGCCTCACAGGCATTGCTGCAAGACGCTTTTAAGGATCAATCAATCGAACAGGCGGTCAATGTCAGCACTCTACCCGGGCTGGTTGAGGCGGTGATGGTGATGCCTGATATGCATCAGGGGTACGGCTTTCCTATCGGGGGGGTGGCGGGAACGGATATTGAGACCGGTGTGATCTCACCTGGCGGGATTGGTTATGATATCAATTGTGGCGTGCGCCTACTGGCTTCGCGGATCACGTTGGAAGAGGCAACTCCCTTTCTATCTGATTTGGCATCGATGTTGAATCAGCTTTGTCCGAGCGGGGTTGGCGTTGGTAGCCAGAGGAAATTGTCCGATGCAGACCTGGTTGAAGTATGCATCCGGGGTGCGAATTGGGCTAAGGGCGATCCATACACCGAGCCACAAGACCTTCAGCGAACTGAAGACCAGGGTTGTTTAGCAGGAGCCGACCCGGGAAAAGTCAGCTCACGCGCCATGGAACGTGGCAGAAAACAACTTGGCACCCTGGGAAGCGGAAACCATTTTATTGAGGTCGATCTTGTCACTGAGATTTATGACGAGGTCGCTGCGGAGGCAATGGGGCTGTTTGCAGGAGAATTGGCTGTCCAGGTCCATACCGGATCGCGCGGTTTTGGTCACCAGATCTGTACGGATTATGTCCGCCGACTTCAAGGTGCAGTGGCGAAATATGGCATCAAATTGCCAGACAAACAACTTGTGTGTGCCCCAATTGCTTCTGAGGAGGGACAGGATTATTTAGCTGCGATGCGTTGCGCAGCGAATTATGCCTTTTTGAATCGTCAAATTTTGACCAATAAGGTACGTCAGGCTTTTGAAATTGTTTTGGCAGGAAAAGTCGACCAATGGCACCTGAAACAGGTTTATGACATTGCGCATAATATTGGCAAATTTGAGCATCACCTGGTTGATGGCGTGAAGAAAACGGTTTGTGTCCACCGTAAAGGGGCTACACGCGCCTTTGGACCGGGGACACAGGGTTTACCAGCCGAATACCAAGAAATTGGTCAGCCAGTCCTGGTTCCCGGTTCCATGGGAACCAGTTCGTGGGTGTTAACCGGTACCCACACCAGCATGGAACGTTCATTTGGCTCATGCTGTCATGGGGCAGGTCGTGTGATGAGCCGTTCGGAAGCGAAACGCAATGTTTGGGGAGAAACATTATTGAAAGAGTTGGAAAAGGTTGGGATTGAAATTCGGGCTGGTTCAATGTCCGGGCTGGCAGAGGAAGCGCCGCAAGCCTACAAGGATGTGGACCAGGTTGTTCAAAGTGTTGTTGGTGCAGGGATTGCGAAGAAAGTTGCTGTGCTCACCCCGCTAATTGTAATCAAAGGTTAA
- a CDS encoding archease, with protein sequence MNGYKEVEHTADIALQVWAEDFYTLLRKAAEGLYALMGVKLATASTLQRLFTLPQGSKETILVDFLTELLFLVEEDGLFLSGFCFDASQDAISVRSTGEKILTLSREIKAVTFHNLHVETTDQGFSTTITFDV encoded by the coding sequence ATGAACGGATATAAAGAGGTTGAGCATACTGCGGATATCGCATTGCAGGTTTGGGCAGAGGATTTTTACACATTGCTCAGGAAGGCGGCAGAGGGGCTGTATGCCCTGATGGGGGTTAAACTTGCCACAGCATCAACTTTACAACGGCTGTTCACCCTTCCTCAGGGGAGCAAAGAAACCATCCTGGTTGATTTTTTAACTGAATTATTGTTCCTGGTTGAAGAGGATGGTTTGTTTCTGTCTGGTTTTTGCTTTGATGCCAGTCAGGATGCGATTTCTGTTCGGTCAACCGGGGAAAAGATCCTGACCCTGAGCCGTGAAATAAAAGCAGTAACGTTCCACAATTTACATGTGGAAACAACCGATCAAGGCTTTTCAACCACAATTACCTTCGACGTATAG
- a CDS encoding FhaA domain-containing protein — protein MMNTSFDRLEANLRALFEKKLPKLFTGHQPHQSLVEQIIRLMRANAISDATGRLHAPDLYSMKVSPEKLIEWQLHRDILDEIAESILDVGSSLGVFFTRPPEIELVPQPEIAIGAYEITAHFSVADQQLSDTAVMIQNEQGNEQPDLPENAMLIIDGKTTYPLDKPVINIGRHSSNDLILTDPHVSRHHAQLRAIKNHFSIFDVGSTGGLFLNGQRISRATLHAGDVIRVGTISLIYNQEPTLTFETSVLPVDDLEEKPGVTGQ, from the coding sequence ATGATGAACACGAGCTTTGACCGCTTGGAAGCAAATCTGCGCGCCCTCTTTGAGAAAAAACTGCCCAAACTCTTCACCGGGCACCAGCCTCACCAATCATTGGTAGAACAAATCATTCGCTTAATGCGCGCCAATGCGATCAGCGATGCGACTGGACGTCTTCACGCGCCGGATTTGTATTCGATGAAGGTCTCACCCGAAAAATTGATCGAATGGCAATTACACCGGGATATCCTCGATGAAATTGCCGAATCAATCCTGGATGTGGGATCATCATTGGGTGTTTTTTTTACAAGGCCTCCAGAAATTGAGCTGGTTCCGCAGCCCGAAATTGCTATTGGCGCTTATGAAATCACCGCTCATTTTTCTGTTGCTGATCAACAACTTTCGGATACAGCCGTAATGATTCAAAATGAGCAAGGCAACGAGCAACCCGACTTGCCAGAAAACGCAATGCTGATCATCGACGGGAAAACCACCTATCCTTTAGACAAACCTGTCATCAATATCGGTCGCCATTCGAGCAACGATCTAATTCTTACTGATCCCCATGTATCTCGCCATCACGCCCAGCTCAGGGCGATAAAAAACCACTTTTCGATCTTTGATGTTGGCTCGACGGGTGGTTTATTTCTAAATGGGCAACGGATCTCCCGGGCGACTTTACACGCTGGCGATGTCATACGCGTTGGGACGATCAGCCTCATTTATAACCAGGAACCAACCCTTACTTTTGAAACCTCAGTACTGCCTGTAGATGATTTGGAAGAAAAACCTGGAGTTACGGGGCAATGA
- a CDS encoding FHA domain-containing protein, translating into MTAILALTLRILFLVLTYLFVGWIGFTIYRDLQSHFHQKNAHVSPLTLQVVINQEPVEKQFTKTEIIIGRDPSSDFTISDETISLRHCRLYYHHKQWWAVDQNSTNGSFINNTLIDAPIVVTEGDELRLGKVTIHIQINQQKR; encoded by the coding sequence ATGACTGCTATCCTTGCGCTGACATTACGCATTCTATTTCTGGTCTTAACTTATCTTTTCGTCGGTTGGATTGGTTTTACCATTTATAGAGACTTGCAATCGCATTTTCACCAGAAAAATGCGCATGTTTCACCGCTCACCCTGCAAGTTGTCATCAACCAAGAACCCGTTGAAAAGCAGTTCACAAAAACCGAAATTATCATTGGGCGCGACCCGAGCAGTGACTTCACCATTTCCGATGAAACCATTTCCCTCAGACATTGCAGACTTTACTATCATCACAAACAATGGTGGGCGGTAGATCAAAATTCAACCAACGGTTCTTTTATTAACAATACACTGATCGACGCCCCAATCGTTGTTACAGAAGGCGATGAATTGAGATTAGGTAAAGTCACAATCCATATTCAAATCAATCAACAAAAAAGATAG
- the mtnP gene encoding S-methyl-5'-thioadenosine phosphorylase codes for MYETPVLAVIGGSGLYNFKELRDIQTIEVDTPFGQPSSPITIGKLSGKPVAFLARHGIGHIFPPSEVPYRANIYALKSLGIRRIVSVSACGSLRESFAPGHIVIPNQIFDFTHLRQRSFFETGLVAHVSVADPFCEALSDVLEEAIKATGATYHRGATYITIEGPRFSTKGESNLYRSWGMDIIGMTASPEVFLAREAEMCYATMAHVTDYDVWHTAKEPVTVEMVIETLFKNIGIAQAGIKNMVSLIDPDSRCDCENGLKNSLITNPEYIDPAAVEKRSLLVKKYLG; via the coding sequence ATGTACGAAACCCCTGTATTAGCTGTTATCGGCGGGTCTGGATTGTACAATTTCAAAGAGCTTCGTGATATCCAGACAATTGAAGTGGACACCCCATTTGGTCAACCCAGCTCACCGATTACAATTGGGAAATTATCCGGCAAACCGGTTGCATTTCTCGCGCGCCATGGCATTGGTCATATTTTCCCACCCAGCGAAGTCCCATATCGTGCCAATATTTACGCCCTGAAATCCCTGGGGATCCGTCGCATTGTCAGTGTCAGCGCATGTGGATCGCTGCGCGAATCCTTTGCTCCCGGGCACATTGTCATCCCCAACCAGATCTTTGATTTTACCCATCTGCGCCAGCGTAGTTTTTTTGAAACGGGACTGGTCGCCCATGTCAGCGTTGCTGATCCGTTTTGCGAAGCGCTGTCAGATGTTCTTGAAGAAGCAATAAAAGCAACGGGTGCTACTTATCACCGAGGTGCAACCTACATCACCATTGAGGGTCCGCGCTTTTCTACAAAGGGTGAATCCAATCTATATCGGTCATGGGGTATGGATATTATCGGAATGACCGCTTCTCCCGAAGTATTTCTCGCGCGTGAAGCAGAAATGTGCTATGCCACCATGGCACATGTCACCGATTATGATGTCTGGCATACCGCCAAAGAGCCGGTAACAGTGGAGATGGTCATTGAAACTCTCTTCAAAAACATCGGCATTGCCCAGGCAGGAATTAAAAACATGGTTTCTTTAATTGATCCGGATTCTCGTTGCGATTGCGAAAATGGTTTGAAGAATTCGCTTATCACCAACCCTGAATATATCGATCCCGCAGCAGTTGAGAAAAGATCGCTATTGGTTAAAAAATACTTGGGTTAA